Sequence from the Aromatoleum petrolei genome:
GCCCTGCAAAGTATCTGGTCATTTTCACTGTCTCCTCTTGTATTGGTGTCAGAACTTGTAGCGAACGGTGACGTAGATGTCGTCTTCTGCAACTGCTGTACCGATCGGGCCGGCGCGGAAGCGTCCCAGGGGCTCGAGACCCTCGAGACCTGCGGATCCGGGCACGAAGGGCTGGCCCGCTGCGGTGTAGGTCGTGAAGGGCGGATACGGGTTGGCGGAACGGGTGTCGTCGAACTTGTAGTGGTTGTCGCCGTTCGCATACTTGAAGTTCGCCCCGAGGGTGACCTTGAAGTCGTCGCTCACACTCCATTCGATCTGCGGCGCGATCGTGAACGCCTTCGCGCGGAAATCGCGCGCCATCATCAGTTGCGGACTGACGCGGTCACCCGCGAGGAATCCCTTGATCAGCAGCGTGCCGATAAAGTTGTCTTCCCAGTCGGGTATGCCCACCGTGCCCAGCGGGCCTTCGTGTTGTTCGTGATCGAATATGTGCTGCCAGAACAACTGCGCCGAAATCAGTGTCGCCCGCGTCTTGCTGATAAATGGAATGAAGGTCGGACGATCGACGCCGACGACGGTGCGCAGAACCCTGTTCTCCGAGTACAACTCGCGGCGGGCCGTATTCTGGAACTCCTCGCCATGCGTCAGCGCGGCTTCCATGCGAATCGCGGCATTGGCATCGGGAATCTGGAAATCCAGGGATCCGCCAATGAGGTTCACGCGAGGGTAATGGACGTCGAACGCGATCAGGCGGCTCACCGGAACCCCCGCCGCGGGAGGCGTCGTATTGCCCGTCCCACCCGTGAAGGGATTCACCGTACCTGCGCTGAATGCGTGCAGGCTGGGCAACTGCGAACGGTAGGTCAGCGCATTCAGGGAAAACGCGAGGCCGTCCTTCGTGATCCCCTCGTATTTGACGCCCAGTTGCGTGTTCGAGAGCGACCATTCAGGCAGATGCACCTTGCGGATGCCGATCTGATGCGGCCCGAAATCCGTCGCAGCCCATGCCCCCGCAACGCCGGAGGGAACGGAGGCGAAGTTCGCGACGGTGCCGCCGTTGTCCCACAGGTTGGCCATGCCACGGAAGAAGCAGCTCGCATCGAGAATCACGTTCGGCGAACCGCACTGCCCGAGGTTGTTCGGCCGGAATCGGTCGAAATTCCACACCACCTGGACGTTCTGGTCCTGCATGGCGTCGCTTGCGCCCATCCTGTATTCCGCCTGGGCAATCCACATCGGAATGCGGATGTCCTGAAGCTCGTCATAGATGTTGTTGCGCGAATAGTCGATGGGGTTGATCACATCGAGCACACGGAACAGATCGGTGCGACCCCATACCACCTGCTGCCGTCCAAGCTTCACGAAGAGCTCGGTTCCGTCGGCGAACGGAAAGGTCTTCTTCGCGTAGATTTCGCGCAGGAAATCGAGCCGGTCGTTGAACTCCGGCGCCTCGAGCTCACCCAGCTTCAGGTCGCCATAGCCGCCGAAGTCGCGACATCCGCGCTTGTCGGTGTCGCAGGGGCGAACGGGCACACCGAAGGCCACGCCGCCCTCCGTCTTGTGCCAGCGATCTCCCAGCACACGCATGCCATCGTTCGGATTCGCAGCGAGGTCGAAACCGAAGGCGTTCGTCGGCGGCAGGCCGATCGCCGTTCCGATCGGGTTGTTGATCCCGCCGCCGTGCGGAACCTGAGGCTGGTTCAGCGGCGTACCCGCGCTGGTCGGCACCGCCGGCAAAAGAGGTGCGGCCGTGTTTTCAAGCCGGATGGGACCGCCGGCACGGCGGCCGTATTCACCCCGGTTCATGCGGTACACGCCATCCCAACTTCCGCGCAGGATCCCGCGGAAGGCCCAGCCGTCGCCCATCTGCTTGTCGGCTTCGACCTGCAGCGTGTTGCGGAACTTGGCGAGCCCCGCATCATGGCGATGTGCGGTATGGTTCTCGTAATACACGTCCGCGACCCAGGGCGAAGTGTCACCGCCCAGATCCGGAATGTTGTCGTTCGCTGCCTGCACCTGTCCGGCCACGGCCAGCGACAAGGCCGTGGCGAGAACACTCAATTTCGGACGCGAAAAATCCCCTGCTGCCTTCATACAGCATTTCCTCCCTTGGTAGACCCGAATCGATTTGTGTTGGAGTCTTGCGCCGGGTTGTGCGCGTTACGCCGGTTGTGCAACCGCCGTACAGGGCGGTTCCGGTTCGTGTTCGCGGACCTGGATGACCTGGTCCTCGTCGAGATAGACCGCCGTGATGAAGCGCGGCTTGAAGATCATGACCCACGCCGGAACGAGCAGCATGGCCGCCACCACGTTGAAGAGCAGCATCAGGCTGAGCAGCAGCGCGGCGTCCGACTGGAAGCGCAGATCCGACAGCACGATCCACATGACGACACCGGCGATCAACGTCATCGCGGTGAAGGACACCGCGAACCCCGTCGTCGCGATCGCCTTCAGGACCGCCTTGCGGAGGTCCTGGAGTGCTGCCATTTCCTCGCGGATACGGTTCATGATGTAGATCGCATAGTCGATACCGACGCCGATGCCCACTGCAATCACCGGAACGGTATTCACGTTCATGCCGATGTGCTTGATGCTCATGTACGCATAGGTCATTACCGTGGCGAAGATCATCGGCAAGACCATCAGCCAGCCAGCGTGGAGCGAGCCGTAGAAGGCCCACACGAAGGCGAAGGACAGCGCGAGCACGAGCGGGACGATGAGGAAATTGTCGTGGCGGACCGCATCGTTGATCGCCGCATTGACGCCGACGGCGCCGCCTGCGAGTTCGATGCTCAAGCCCGGAACCTTGCCCTCCAACGCCGCGACGCCTTCCCGAGCAAGCCCGATGGCACGCTCGATCGTCTGCGCCTGATGATCCTTGTAGAAGAACACAAGGTTGGCGAGATTTTCGTCAGTGTTCGTATACTCG
This genomic interval carries:
- a CDS encoding DUF1302 family protein, which translates into the protein MKAAGDFSRPKLSVLATALSLAVAGQVQAANDNIPDLGGDTSPWVADVYYENHTAHRHDAGLAKFRNTLQVEADKQMGDGWAFRGILRGSWDGVYRMNRGEYGRRAGGPIRLENTAAPLLPAVPTSAGTPLNQPQVPHGGGINNPIGTAIGLPPTNAFGFDLAANPNDGMRVLGDRWHKTEGGVAFGVPVRPCDTDKRGCRDFGGYGDLKLGELEAPEFNDRLDFLREIYAKKTFPFADGTELFVKLGRQQVVWGRTDLFRVLDVINPIDYSRNNIYDELQDIRIPMWIAQAEYRMGASDAMQDQNVQVVWNFDRFRPNNLGQCGSPNVILDASCFFRGMANLWDNGGTVANFASVPSGVAGAWAATDFGPHQIGIRKVHLPEWSLSNTQLGVKYEGITKDGLAFSLNALTYRSQLPSLHAFSAGTVNPFTGGTGNTTPPAAGVPVSRLIAFDVHYPRVNLIGGSLDFQIPDANAAIRMEAALTHGEEFQNTARRELYSENRVLRTVVGVDRPTFIPFISKTRATLISAQLFWQHIFDHEQHEGPLGTVGIPDWEDNFIGTLLIKGFLAGDRVSPQLMMARDFRAKAFTIAPQIEWSVSDDFKVTLGANFKYANGDNHYKFDDTRSANPYPPFTTYTAAGQPFVPGSAGLEGLEPLGRFRAGPIGTAVAEDDIYVTVRYKF